One genomic region from Spirulina subsalsa PCC 9445 encodes:
- a CDS encoding DUF4435 domain-containing protein produces the protein MSSFLDALKAAPQTPQAKLNIFLLSFQPQGQAISIFLEGRDDPSLIRVNVQRFAEQKALSVETIILGNKKEVLKAYDYLGKRFPNNPRIMFFVDKDHDDLLGENRGIQTQESLFVTPYYSIENYLVSESAIAAILTDFWGLDSSSEAITIACQKFHQFQADYRQAFLPWMAWLLAIRRLGENPNNNNINASVFTVDINYQIMFNWQPDILTHLGRVCNVNIRPDSMTIDHTTRELEALPTKVWLRGKQELWCLVKFLNRLEEEVKTGEVKLKIRSPINLNNIVELLAPRLPCPSDLDDYLVNRLSSL, from the coding sequence ATGTCATCTTTTTTAGATGCGTTGAAGGCTGCACCGCAAACACCCCAAGCCAAATTAAACATCTTTCTGCTCAGTTTTCAACCCCAAGGTCAGGCGATCTCAATTTTTCTGGAGGGACGCGACGATCCTTCCTTGATTCGAGTTAACGTTCAACGATTCGCTGAACAGAAAGCTTTATCAGTAGAAACCATTATATTGGGGAATAAAAAAGAAGTTTTAAAAGCCTATGATTATCTCGGCAAACGATTTCCCAACAATCCCAGAATCATGTTTTTTGTGGACAAAGATCATGATGACCTCCTCGGTGAAAATCGGGGAATACAAACTCAGGAAAGCCTATTCGTCACCCCATACTACTCTATTGAGAATTATCTGGTTTCAGAATCAGCCATTGCCGCAATACTAACCGATTTTTGGGGATTGGATTCATCTAGTGAGGCAATTACGATCGCCTGCCAAAAATTTCATCAATTCCAAGCGGATTATCGTCAAGCCTTTTTACCTTGGATGGCTTGGCTTTTAGCCATTCGTCGATTGGGGGAAAACCCAAACAACAATAATATCAATGCTTCAGTATTTACAGTGGATATCAACTATCAAATTATGTTCAACTGGCAACCTGACATTTTGACTCACCTAGGGAGAGTCTGTAATGTCAATATCCGGCCAGATTCGATGACAATTGACCACACTACCAGAGAATTGGAAGCCTTGCCAACAAAAGTTTGGTTGCGGGGAAAACAGGAACTCTGGTGTTTAGTTAAGTTCCTGAACCGATTGGAAGAAGAGGTAAAAACTGGGGAAGTCAAGCTGAAAATTAGATCACCGATCAATCTCAACAATATCGTTGAATTGCTGGCTCCCCGTCTACCCTGTCCTTCAGACTTGGATGATTACCTAGTGAATAGACTGAGTAGTTTATAG
- a CDS encoding AAA family ATPase, producing MPIDLKQIRIERLFDAYNLDVPIQDNTLILVGENGSGKSTLINLLYYTLTAQWSRLAQLPFDSCTVTIGQEDYILKRKDLPTADSQKERFLVRYLKSKLSRQDFENLCHELAEYSSEYWLSKNGMLELKNKFPTIPFGALRELAKINQNFPYLDKNEERKDTDKLADALQSKQKEQVLFLPTYRRIEKDLGEVFPDIDWDDILPYHKQLRSGYVELVEFGMEDVIQSFDSTLSDLDQNFRTELNRLTGRYLGDIIRNNYTNVEASQLSTKEFTETINVMLPRIGDILSEGDRQKLRHLLEDVKTKQVLLEEQRVTAYFLTRLVEIHKSQQEKERPIRKLVDLVNQYLSNKKLEFNPSEFKLVIKRTNKDMTEVPISGLSSGEKQIISLFSHIFLSDYSQYFVVIDEPELSISVPWQRRFLQDLKDTEKCSGLIAVTHSPFVFENSLAEYAHSISEFIEEI from the coding sequence ATGCCCATTGACCTCAAGCAAATTCGGATAGAGCGTCTCTTTGACGCTTATAATTTAGATGTCCCCATTCAGGACAATACTTTAATCCTAGTGGGCGAAAACGGCTCCGGGAAAAGCACACTGATTAACTTATTATACTACACATTAACCGCTCAGTGGTCACGTTTAGCCCAGCTTCCCTTTGATTCTTGTACTGTTACAATTGGTCAAGAAGACTATATCCTAAAAAGAAAGGATTTACCCACTGCTGACAGTCAAAAGGAAAGATTTTTGGTTAGGTACTTAAAAAGTAAGCTTTCTCGTCAAGACTTTGAAAATTTATGCCATGAGTTAGCAGAGTATAGCTCAGAATACTGGTTGTCAAAAAATGGAATGTTGGAATTAAAAAATAAATTTCCTACAATTCCTTTTGGAGCATTACGAGAGCTAGCTAAAATCAATCAAAATTTTCCATATTTGGATAAAAATGAAGAAAGAAAAGATACAGATAAACTTGCTGACGCTCTTCAATCCAAGCAGAAGGAACAAGTTCTATTTTTACCCACTTATCGCAGAATTGAAAAAGACTTAGGTGAGGTTTTTCCTGATATAGACTGGGATGATATCTTACCCTATCATAAGCAACTACGGTCTGGATACGTTGAACTGGTTGAGTTTGGCATGGAAGATGTCATTCAATCCTTTGACTCAACTTTATCAGACTTGGATCAAAATTTTCGCACTGAATTAAACCGATTGACAGGGCGTTACTTGGGAGATATTATTCGCAATAACTATACAAATGTTGAAGCATCTCAACTATCTACTAAAGAATTTACGGAAACAATCAACGTGATGCTCCCTCGGATTGGGGATATTCTTTCAGAAGGAGATCGCCAAAAACTGAGACACCTCCTTGAAGATGTCAAAACAAAACAAGTTTTGTTAGAAGAACAACGGGTGACTGCTTATTTTTTGACTCGCTTGGTCGAAATTCATAAAAGTCAACAGGAAAAAGAACGTCCCATCCGAAAGTTAGTCGATTTAGTCAATCAGTATCTCAGCAACAAAAAATTAGAATTTAATCCCAGTGAATTTAAGTTAGTGATTAAGCGCACAAACAAAGACATGACAGAAGTGCCAATTTCGGGCTTGTCATCGGGAGAAAAACAAATTATCTCGTTGTTTTCTCACATATTTTTAAGTGATTATAGCCAGTATTTTGTAGTAATTGATGAACCAGAATTATCCATTTCTGTTCCTTGGCAACGTCGTTTTCTGCAAGACTTGAAAGATACAGAGAAATGTTCTGGTTTAATTGCGGTGACTCATTCTCCCTTTGTGTTTGAAAATTCCCTGGCCGAATATGCACATTCTATCAGTGAGTTTATCGAGGAGATTTAA
- a CDS encoding nucleotidyltransferase family protein, with product MKLKDELQQRREEILAVAQQHGAFNVRIFGSVARGEEREDSDIDFLVEMNSHCSLLDRIALIQDLEDLLNRKVDVTTVKGLRDYFRERIINQAIPL from the coding sequence ATGAAACTCAAGGATGAATTACAACAAAGACGAGAGGAAATTTTAGCCGTTGCACAACAGCATGGGGCGTTCAATGTACGGATATTTGGGTCGGTGGCGAGGGGGGAAGAACGGGAGGATAGTGATATTGATTTTTTGGTGGAAATGAACAGTCATTGCAGTTTATTGGATAGAATTGCCTTAATTCAAGATTTAGAGGACTTGTTAAACCGAAAAGTTGATGTCACGACGGTTAAAGGTTTACGGGATTATTTTAGAGAACGGATTATCAATCAGGCGATTCCGCTATGA
- a CDS encoding DUF86 domain-containing protein: MTDDEIYLQDIYERICRIETYTEGGQTAFMQSLLIQDGVIRSFEVIGEAVKRLSQELRQSYSDIPWRRMAGLRDVLIHDYEEINLEEVWNVVEQNLPDLKRKILVILSAVNHETEG, encoded by the coding sequence ATGACAGATGATGAAATATATTTACAAGATATTTATGAACGCATCTGTCGGATTGAGACTTATACAGAGGGAGGACAAACAGCATTTATGCAATCTCTTTTGATTCAGGATGGGGTGATTCGTAGTTTTGAAGTGATTGGAGAAGCAGTTAAGCGACTTTCTCAGGAGTTGAGGCAAAGTTATTCAGATATTCCTTGGCGCAGAATGGCGGGATTGAGAGATGTTCTGATTCACGACTACGAGGAAATTAATTTAGAAGAAGTTTGGAATGTTGTTGAACAGAATCTGCCTGATTTGAAGCGTAAAATATTAGTAATTTTATCGGCAGTTAATCATGAAACTGAAGGATGA
- a CDS encoding nucleotidyltransferase family protein translates to MKLKDELQKKREEILAVAQQHGAFNVRIFGSVARGEEQEDSDIDFLIDYDLAKISSWFPVGLIQDLEQLLNRKVDVVITKSLHYFIRDKVIAEAIEL, encoded by the coding sequence ATGAAACTGAAGGATGAATTACAAAAAAAACGAGAGGAAATTTTAGCCGTTGCACAACAGCATGGGGCGTTCAATGTGCGGATATTTGGGTCGGTGGCGAGGGGGGAAGAACAGGAGGATAGTGATATTGATTTCTTGATTGATTATGATTTAGCCAAAATCTCCTCTTGGTTTCCGGTGGGACTAATTCAAGATTTAGAACAACTCTTAAATCGGAAGGTTGATGTGGTTATCACCAAGTCATTACATTATTTTATTCGGGATAAAGTTATAGCAGAGGCGATTGAATTATGA
- the dacB gene encoding D-alanyl-D-alanine carboxypeptidase/D-alanyl-D-alanine-endopeptidase, with product MQILKPLTLLAIATLSWQNPAIATSAQRSLSSEPLEITPPAIIAQAQEQAAIGMCPAQLASRLDSIVNRPTFASARWGIHIESLQDGTVLYSRNPHQALIPASNIKLLTTAAALQLYDPRSPISSSNLGAWIHTINQSSHNGYADSLLRGIGGAPSVRDVLSRLGVETNGFRQIDGSGLSRQNLATPYALVQILRSMRSSAYGGEVFYASLPVAGVSGTLRNRMRATPAQGQVRAKTGTLQGVRALSGYLEHPEYGPVAFSILVNQPGQAGNTLIGAIDQIVLQLTQVRNCNF from the coding sequence ATGCAGATTCTGAAACCACTCACATTATTGGCGATCGCAACCCTAAGCTGGCAAAATCCCGCGATCGCTACCTCCGCCCAGCGTTCCCTCTCCTCAGAACCCCTCGAAATTACCCCCCCCGCCATCATCGCCCAAGCCCAAGAACAAGCCGCCATCGGGATGTGTCCCGCCCAACTCGCCAGTCGTTTAGATAGTATTGTCAACCGCCCCACCTTCGCCAGTGCGCGCTGGGGCATTCATATTGAATCCCTCCAAGATGGCACCGTACTATACAGTCGCAATCCCCATCAAGCCCTCATCCCCGCCTCCAACATCAAACTCCTCACCACAGCCGCCGCCCTACAACTCTATGATCCCCGTTCCCCCATCAGTTCCTCCAACCTTGGGGCCTGGATTCACACCATCAACCAAAGCAGTCATAACGGCTACGCAGACAGCCTTTTAAGGGGCATTGGCGGCGCTCCCTCCGTGCGTGATGTTCTCAGTCGTTTAGGCGTAGAAACCAACGGATTTCGCCAAATTGACGGCTCTGGACTCTCCCGCCAAAACCTAGCCACCCCCTACGCCCTTGTGCAGATATTGCGCAGTATGCGTTCTTCCGCCTATGGGGGCGAAGTCTTCTACGCCTCCCTCCCCGTCGCTGGGGTGAGTGGTACCCTGCGCAATCGAATGCGTGCGACACCCGCTCAAGGTCAAGTCCGCGCCAAAACCGGAACCCTGCAAGGGGTGCGCGCCCTCTCCGGTTACTTAGAACATCCCGAATATGGCCCAGTCGCCTTTAGCATCTTAGTCAATCAACCGGGGCAAGCTGGAAATACTTTGATTGGTGCCATTGACCAAATCGTGCTACAACTCACCCAAGTAAGAAATTGCAATTTTTAG
- a CDS encoding rhomboid family intramembrane serine protease, with product MTRPEEPSITSIVKQQIGILATFVILFWGIQIINVSGLSCLVGNAGVVGRCPTRLIGTCNLIRFGIIPHNFIGLRGVLFAPFIHGGFGHLIANTIPFIVLGWLVMLQETRDFWIVTAFTMIIGGLGTWVFGMPCSFHIGASILIYGYLGFLLFRGYYERNLMSILLSIVVFSLYGGVIWGVLPTQPGVSWQGHLFGFIGGIIAAKYIGKARRALRD from the coding sequence ATGACTCGTCCCGAAGAACCCTCCATCACCAGCATTGTTAAACAACAAATCGGCATTTTAGCCACCTTTGTCATCCTCTTCTGGGGCATCCAGATCATCAACGTCTCGGGCCTCAGTTGTCTCGTCGGTAATGCTGGAGTCGTAGGGCGCTGTCCAACGCGACTCATCGGCACCTGTAACCTCATCCGTTTCGGTATTATTCCCCATAATTTCATCGGATTACGGGGCGTTTTATTTGCCCCCTTTATTCACGGCGGATTTGGCCACCTCATCGCCAACACCATCCCTTTTATTGTCTTAGGGTGGTTAGTCATGTTACAAGAAACCCGCGACTTTTGGATTGTCACCGCCTTTACCATGATTATTGGTGGTCTAGGAACCTGGGTTTTCGGAATGCCCTGTTCCTTCCACATCGGGGCCAGTATTTTAATCTATGGTTACTTAGGCTTTCTCCTCTTCCGAGGCTATTACGAACGCAACCTCATGTCTATTTTGCTCTCCATTGTCGTTTTCTCCCTCTATGGGGGTGTAATTTGGGGAGTTTTACCCACTCAACCCGGAGTATCTTGGCAAGGCCATTTATTCGGATTTATTGGGGGCATTATTGCCGCCAAATATATCGGCAAAGCCAGACGCGCCCTGAGAGATTGA
- a CDS encoding DedA family protein, translating to MSFELLSLENIQAIADHYGYWAVFGGIALENTGIPLPGETITLVGGFLAGSGELNYWWVLASATGGAILGDNFGYWIGKFGGWPLLKRLGRLFRISEHQLEKAKAQFSENAARAVFFGRFVALLRIFAGPMAGIAQMPYPQFLLYNSGGAALWASVMVTLSFFIGRVVPLAQMVFWVANFGVLVLMGIVTWVILSLFLEFRKNRLESSPLE from the coding sequence ATGTCGTTTGAACTATTATCACTGGAAAACATCCAAGCAATTGCAGATCACTATGGCTATTGGGCAGTATTTGGTGGCATTGCCCTAGAAAATACAGGCATCCCCCTACCTGGTGAAACCATTACCCTCGTCGGTGGTTTCCTCGCAGGGAGTGGTGAACTCAATTATTGGTGGGTGTTAGCCAGTGCAACGGGCGGCGCAATTTTGGGGGATAACTTTGGCTACTGGATTGGCAAATTTGGCGGGTGGCCGCTCTTAAAACGCCTTGGCCGTTTATTTCGCATCTCAGAACACCAATTAGAGAAAGCGAAGGCCCAGTTTAGCGAGAATGCAGCGCGAGCCGTCTTTTTTGGCCGCTTCGTGGCCCTGTTGCGCATTTTCGCCGGACCAATGGCAGGCATTGCCCAGATGCCCTATCCTCAGTTTTTATTGTATAACTCTGGCGGTGCCGCCCTTTGGGCTTCTGTGATGGTGACATTATCCTTTTTTATTGGTCGGGTGGTTCCCCTTGCTCAAATGGTGTTCTGGGTGGCGAATTTTGGCGTTCTGGTCTTAATGGGGATTGTGACTTGGGTGATTCTTTCCCTATTTTTGGAGTTCCGAAAAAATCGCTTAGAATCCTCACCTTTAGAATGA
- a CDS encoding ankyrin repeat domain-containing protein, translating to MTNDPKNLDILLLQAVQQGNSEQIQAALTLGANLEVWDERDRTTPLMIAAYQGQEAIAQQLINAGAPLNSVNPDGETALTLAAEQGHFNLVKTLIAHGADSMQWPMALQAAASGGHLDIVEHLLSLDVDVNATDEDGETALHYATMEGHQAIVERLLGQGAAVNVINQFGDTPLILAVLQGHDGIVDLLLQQGADFNLVSSGETALTLAVDSQNTPLVQRLLQAGAPPNTSLPNGRTVLMTAAEQGDVETLKVLIQGGADLNLQDNTGATALMWSTHRGHSEAVRLLLETQQVNVKLKNKGGYTVLGIAQFDHSPDMIELLQQFGVTD from the coding sequence ATGACCAACGATCCGAAAAACCTAGATATTCTTTTACTGCAAGCCGTTCAGCAGGGGAATTCCGAGCAAATTCAGGCGGCACTGACGTTAGGGGCAAATTTGGAAGTGTGGGATGAGCGCGATCGCACCACTCCCCTTATGATTGCGGCCTATCAAGGTCAAGAGGCGATCGCACAACAGCTAATCAACGCAGGCGCACCCCTAAACAGTGTTAATCCAGACGGAGAAACCGCCCTCACCCTCGCCGCAGAACAAGGCCATTTCAACCTCGTTAAAACCCTCATTGCTCACGGTGCCGACTCTATGCAGTGGCCAATGGCACTACAAGCGGCCGCCAGTGGGGGACATCTCGACATCGTGGAACACCTTCTTAGCCTTGATGTAGACGTGAACGCCACCGACGAAGACGGAGAAACCGCTCTGCACTATGCCACCATGGAAGGGCATCAAGCCATAGTAGAACGACTCCTCGGCCAAGGTGCCGCCGTCAACGTGATCAACCAATTCGGTGATACTCCCCTGATTCTTGCCGTCCTCCAAGGCCATGACGGCATTGTTGATTTACTACTCCAACAGGGAGCCGACTTTAACCTAGTCAGTTCCGGGGAAACTGCCCTCACCTTGGCCGTGGACTCCCAAAATACCCCCCTTGTCCAGCGTTTACTCCAAGCCGGAGCCCCTCCCAATACCAGCTTACCCAACGGTCGCACCGTCCTAATGACGGCAGCAGAACAGGGAGACGTTGAAACCCTAAAAGTCCTCATCCAAGGGGGAGCCGACTTGAACTTACAAGACAACACCGGAGCCACAGCCCTGATGTGGTCTACCCATCGGGGCCACTCAGAAGCCGTGCGCTTGTTATTAGAAACCCAACAAGTGAATGTCAAACTCAAGAACAAGGGCGGCTATACCGTGTTAGGGATTGCCCAATTTGATCATTCCCCAGACATGATTGAACTGCTCCAACAATTTGGAGTCACCGATTGA
- a CDS encoding DUF4079 domain-containing protein: protein MIMDLPEPLKIYSQFFHPILMWILLALTVYALYLGVQIRRTRNADKEVRKELVKKNFNSKHHIVGSAILAFMVLGTIGGMAVTYINNGKLFVGPHLLAGLGMTGMIAVSASLVPFMQKGNDIARYTHISLNVVLLGLFSWQAFTGVQILQRIISNL from the coding sequence ATGATCATGGATCTTCCAGAACCCCTGAAAATCTACTCGCAATTTTTCCATCCCATCTTAATGTGGATTCTACTCGCCCTCACCGTTTACGCTCTGTATTTGGGGGTACAGATTCGGCGCACCCGTAATGCTGACAAGGAAGTGCGGAAAGAGTTAGTGAAAAAGAATTTCAATAGCAAACATCATATTGTCGGTTCTGCGATTTTAGCCTTTATGGTTTTAGGCACCATCGGAGGAATGGCTGTCACCTATATTAACAACGGCAAGTTATTTGTCGGCCCCCACCTCCTCGCTGGACTTGGCATGACGGGGATGATTGCTGTGTCTGCCTCTCTCGTGCCATTTATGCAGAAGGGGAATGATATCGCCCGTTATACCCATATTTCCCTCAATGTGGTGTTGTTGGGTCTATTCAGTTGGCAGGCCTTTACGGGAGTGCAAATTCTGCAACGGATTATCAGTAATTTGTAG
- a CDS encoding UbiD family decarboxylase: MARDLRGFIQLLEERGQLHRITTEVDPDLEIAEIANRMLKVGGPGLLFEKVTGSKFPVAVNLMGTVERICWAMKMEKPEELEELGKKLGMLQQPKPPKKLAQAVDFGKVLFDVVKAKPGRSFFPPCQQVVIEGEDLDLNELPLIRPYPGDAGKIITLGLVITKDVETGTPNVGVYRLQLQSKNTMTVHWLSVRGGARHLRKAAQAGKPLEIAIALGVDPLIIMAAATPIPVDLSEWLFAGLYGGSGVQLAKCKTVDLEVPADSEFVLEGTITPGEILPDGPFGDHMGYYGGVEDSPLIRFHTLTHRSDPIYLTTFSGRPPKEEAMMAIALNRIYTPILRQQVSEITDFFLPMEALSYKAAIISIDKAYPGQAKRAALAFWSALPQFTYTKFVIVVDKDINIRDPRQVVWAISSKVDPSRDVFILPETPFDTLDFASEKIGLGGRMGIDATTKIPPETSHDWGEVLESDPQMAAQVERRWAEYGLGDITFTEVDPNLFGYDIKL; this comes from the coding sequence ATGGCTAGAGATTTAAGGGGGTTTATCCAACTCCTAGAGGAACGGGGACAACTGCATCGCATCACAACAGAAGTTGATCCGGATTTAGAAATTGCAGAAATTGCCAACCGGATGTTAAAGGTGGGGGGCCCAGGACTACTCTTTGAGAAGGTTACAGGGTCTAAGTTTCCCGTGGCCGTGAACTTGATGGGAACCGTTGAACGGATCTGTTGGGCGATGAAGATGGAAAAACCCGAGGAGTTGGAGGAGTTGGGGAAAAAGTTGGGGATGTTGCAACAACCTAAACCCCCGAAAAAACTCGCTCAAGCGGTGGATTTTGGCAAGGTGTTGTTTGATGTGGTGAAGGCGAAACCGGGGCGTAGTTTCTTCCCTCCTTGCCAGCAGGTGGTGATTGAAGGGGAGGATCTGGATTTAAATGAATTGCCTTTGATTCGCCCCTATCCCGGAGATGCGGGGAAGATTATCACCCTGGGATTAGTGATTACTAAAGATGTGGAAACGGGGACTCCTAATGTGGGGGTGTATCGATTGCAATTGCAGTCCAAAAATACTATGACGGTTCATTGGTTGTCTGTGCGGGGGGGGGCGAGACACCTACGCAAAGCCGCCCAAGCGGGGAAACCGTTAGAAATTGCGATCGCCCTCGGTGTAGACCCTTTAATCATTATGGCCGCCGCGACCCCCATTCCGGTAGATTTATCAGAATGGCTCTTTGCTGGGCTGTATGGTGGCTCTGGGGTGCAATTGGCGAAATGTAAAACGGTGGATCTCGAAGTTCCGGCCGACTCAGAATTTGTCCTAGAAGGTACCATTACCCCCGGTGAAATCTTACCCGACGGCCCCTTTGGGGATCATATGGGGTACTACGGGGGGGTAGAAGATTCCCCCTTGATTCGTTTTCATACCCTTACCCATCGTTCAGATCCCATTTATTTAACGACTTTTAGCGGTCGTCCCCCCAAAGAAGAGGCCATGATGGCGATCGCCCTCAATCGTATCTATACCCCCATCCTGCGCCAACAAGTCTCAGAAATCACCGACTTTTTCCTCCCCATGGAGGCCTTAAGTTATAAAGCGGCCATCATCTCCATTGATAAAGCCTATCCCGGACAGGCCAAACGCGCCGCCCTCGCCTTTTGGAGTGCCTTACCCCAATTCACCTATACTAAATTTGTGATTGTCGTAGACAAAGACATCAACATCCGGGATCCCCGTCAAGTAGTTTGGGCGATTAGTTCCAAAGTAGACCCCTCCCGGGATGTTTTTATCCTCCCTGAAACCCCCTTTGATACCCTCGATTTTGCCAGCGAGAAAATCGGTTTAGGGGGACGCATGGGCATTGATGCCACGACCAAAATTCCCCCCGAAACCTCCCACGACTGGGGCGAAGTCTTAGAGTCCGACCCCCAAATGGCCGCCCAAGTCGAGCGTCGTTGGGCAGAATACGGTCTAGGGGATATCACGTTCACAGAAGTTGATCCCAATCTCTTCGGCTACGACATCAAGCTTTAA
- a CDS encoding DUF3226 domain-containing protein, which produces MNILIVESENDEYFIEALIQELSSATNRLYCIDEYKHSNLEKRKLVTQLSNALIDAQKAGETKIGIILDLDDSTRETRLELINECLKESFADCFLPEPQQLLTDVKKFVTYPIDDLLNVKIACFFNNVGGQGELEDILRQIKSKDSVFADCLYDGWKNCLIDKGKKIEQKGKAFDLSEKELLKLWVDFYKRFDTLERRKRNYKNTDWKGIMLGVTKQGERLQNSRGKDIFNLNSPVLLEIKSFLQMFD; this is translated from the coding sequence ATGAATATTCTAATCGTGGAGAGTGAAAATGATGAATATTTTATCGAGGCACTGATTCAAGAACTCTCATCCGCTACTAATCGGCTGTATTGTATTGATGAATATAAGCACTCTAATTTAGAAAAAAGAAAATTAGTCACTCAGCTTTCTAATGCTTTAATAGATGCTCAAAAAGCAGGAGAAACCAAAATAGGAATCATTTTGGATTTAGATGATTCGACTCGTGAAACTAGGCTCGAATTAATTAATGAATGCTTAAAAGAATCTTTTGCTGACTGTTTTTTGCCTGAACCTCAACAATTATTAACAGATGTAAAAAAATTTGTCACTTACCCAATTGATGATCTCTTAAATGTTAAGATTGCCTGCTTTTTTAACAATGTTGGGGGTCAAGGTGAATTGGAGGATATTTTAAGACAGATTAAATCAAAAGACTCTGTTTTTGCAGATTGTCTATATGATGGATGGAAAAACTGCCTCATTGATAAAGGAAAAAAGATTGAACAAAAAGGCAAAGCGTTTGATTTATCTGAGAAAGAGTTGCTGAAATTGTGGGTGGATTTTTATAAGCGGTTTGATACCCTAGAAAGACGAAAAAGAAACTACAAAAATACCGATTGGAAAGGGATCATGTTAGGGGTTACTAAGCAAGGTGAAAGATTGCAAAATTCACGGGGGAAAGACATATTTAATTTAAATTCTCCGGTATTACTTGAAATTAAATCGTTTCTACAAATGTTTGATTAA
- a CDS encoding AAA family ATPase, producing the protein MIKSFYLENFRCFESTKATGFCQVNLLGGQNNIGKTALLEALLLMGDPSANSILKILKFVRRFNPYFLQQMPHLTWENFFYHRRATKQITFDFTLANGCQNQVIILAEQKTEKTLDLVNSQVRPGDILNFSQTLNTHFPVQSYLKINPLKNGVKLPENVIIASQNGLTLGNSVVAANLFFTTFFIPANSKLESHQLATEFDKARFEGKADYLLQAFQLLDPTIEQVESFTFGSPELYVKRKNEDNLPLSLFGDAMTRIAEFVLIIINNKNGLVLVDEIENGIHHTRQEQVWSFLLKLCKLYNVQLFATSHSYEMINAFKNVMIQPDNLDDAGYFEMSRHPISNQIVIQKIPPYSLEDKLKNKRSVRGESI; encoded by the coding sequence ATGATTAAATCGTTTTATTTGGAAAATTTTCGTTGTTTTGAGTCCACTAAAGCTACAGGTTTTTGTCAAGTAAATTTATTAGGCGGTCAGAACAATATAGGCAAAACCGCTTTATTAGAAGCCTTGCTTTTAATGGGAGATCCTTCAGCGAATAGTATTCTAAAAATCTTGAAATTTGTTAGAAGATTTAACCCCTATTTTTTGCAACAAATGCCTCACCTGACTTGGGAAAATTTCTTTTATCATAGACGTGCAACAAAACAGATTACGTTTGATTTCACGTTAGCTAATGGTTGCCAGAATCAAGTCATAATTTTAGCTGAACAAAAAACAGAAAAGACCCTTGACTTAGTAAATTCACAAGTCAGACCGGGAGATATTTTGAATTTTTCCCAAACTCTCAATACTCATTTTCCGGTTCAATCCTATTTGAAGATTAACCCCTTGAAAAATGGTGTAAAATTACCGGAAAATGTCATTATAGCAAGTCAGAATGGCTTAACATTGGGAAATTCAGTAGTTGCCGCTAACTTGTTTTTTACAACCTTTTTTATTCCGGCAAACTCTAAGCTAGAAAGCCATCAACTTGCAACAGAATTTGATAAGGCTAGATTTGAAGGTAAAGCTGATTATCTACTGCAAGCCTTTCAACTACTTGATCCAACAATTGAGCAGGTTGAATCATTTACCTTTGGTAGTCCAGAACTTTATGTAAAACGCAAAAATGAGGATAATTTACCACTTTCTTTGTTTGGAGATGCGATGACTCGTATTGCTGAGTTTGTTCTGATTATAATTAACAACAAAAATGGTCTAGTCCTAGTTGATGAAATAGAAAATGGAATTCATCATACCCGTCAAGAACAAGTTTGGTCTTTTTTGCTAAAGCTTTGTAAACTTTATAATGTACAACTTTTTGCAACATCTCATAGCTATGAGATGATTAATGCTTTTAAAAATGTTATGATTCAACCGGATAACTTAGACGATGCAGGTTATTTTGAGATGTCTAGGCATCCAATCTCTAATCAAATTGTTATACAAAAGATTCCACCTTATTCTCTGGAAGACAAATTAAAAAATAAACGCTCTGTTAGAGGTGAGTCAATTTAG